A genomic region of Capnocytophaga canimorsus contains the following coding sequences:
- the pheT gene encoding phenylalanine--tRNA ligase subunit beta: MKISYNWVKSFIKTDWSSEQTAALLTDLGLEVEGIETFESVKGGLKGVVVGHVLQCEQHPNADRLKVTKVDIGEGNVLQIVCGAPNVAQGQKVPVATIGTILYDENGNPFEIKKGKIRGEESYGMICAEDELGLGKGHEGILVLDDKYEPGTPCSEVFEVETDEVFEIGLTPNRADAMSHYGVARDLRAGMLQKGISLQMITPSVTKFHVDNRLVKLDVEVIDKELAPRYAGVTISGVKVTESPMWLQNRLKAIGVNPKNNVVDATNYVLHQLGQPLHAFDADQICGKKVVVKKAEAGAKFTTLDGVERTLDAEDLMIYDADKPLCIAGVLGGMHSAVSERTKNIFLESAYFNPVSVRKSAKRHGLSTDASFRFERGINIADVKYALMHTALLIQKVAGGEISSDIVDLYPKKQEEFQVFLTFEKVNKLIGQVIPSDDIKGILHSLDIKINSVTERGLGLLVPSYRVDVQREVDVIEEILRVYGYNNVEFSNKINASMSHSSKYDDHNVQNVVGAQLIGQGFYEIMTNSLVPEKFISQYETDAQAAVKILNPLSNDLSFMRRNLLFSGLESVAYNLNRRHNDLKFFEFGKTYAKSDKDYLENKHLMIYLSGNKTDEHWGEAQQKSDFFQLKGVVNAIFERLNLKNVTELPIAPISVCQEGLQLVFQDQVIGVIGVVKSKILKDFGIKQEVLFADLNWSELLNQIKEQKIVYKEISKFPGVRRDLALLVDEDVLFKAIYDLAFATEKSILKNVSLFDVYQGNKLPQGKKSYAVSFSLQDDNKTLTDKQIDKTMQKIQQQLQEKLGAVLRD; this comes from the coding sequence ATGAAGATTTCATACAATTGGGTTAAGAGTTTTATCAAAACGGATTGGAGTTCGGAACAAACAGCGGCTTTATTGACCGATTTAGGACTTGAAGTAGAAGGCATTGAAACCTTTGAAAGTGTCAAAGGCGGACTTAAAGGCGTAGTCGTAGGGCACGTTTTACAATGTGAGCAACACCCAAATGCCGACCGATTGAAAGTAACGAAAGTAGATATTGGGGAAGGCAACGTACTACAAATTGTTTGTGGCGCTCCTAATGTGGCACAAGGGCAAAAAGTGCCTGTAGCAACCATCGGTACAATATTATATGATGAAAACGGAAATCCTTTTGAAATTAAAAAAGGTAAAATCCGAGGCGAGGAAAGTTATGGTATGATTTGTGCCGAAGATGAGCTTGGGCTCGGTAAAGGTCACGAAGGTATTTTGGTTTTAGATGATAAATACGAGCCTGGAACACCTTGTAGTGAAGTCTTTGAAGTAGAAACCGATGAGGTTTTTGAAATAGGGCTAACCCCTAATCGAGCCGATGCAATGAGCCATTACGGAGTGGCGCGTGATTTAAGGGCAGGAATGCTCCAAAAAGGAATTTCTTTGCAGATGATAACGCCTTCAGTAACTAAGTTTCACGTGGATAATCGTCTGGTAAAACTTGATGTAGAAGTTATTGATAAAGAATTAGCACCACGTTACGCTGGAGTTACAATTAGTGGGGTTAAAGTCACGGAATCTCCAATGTGGTTACAAAACAGACTGAAAGCCATTGGTGTAAATCCTAAAAACAATGTGGTAGATGCAACCAATTACGTACTACATCAGTTGGGGCAACCGCTACACGCCTTTGATGCCGACCAAATATGTGGGAAAAAAGTAGTGGTTAAAAAAGCAGAAGCAGGAGCTAAATTTACCACTTTAGATGGTGTCGAGCGAACATTAGATGCTGAAGATTTAATGATTTACGATGCCGATAAGCCTTTGTGCATAGCTGGAGTTTTAGGCGGAATGCACTCTGCAGTAAGTGAGCGTACTAAAAATATATTCTTGGAGAGTGCTTATTTTAACCCTGTTAGCGTTCGCAAAAGTGCGAAAAGACACGGATTAAGTACCGATGCTTCTTTCCGTTTTGAGCGAGGTATCAATATCGCTGATGTTAAGTATGCACTAATGCACACTGCTTTACTAATTCAGAAAGTAGCTGGTGGTGAAATTTCGTCCGACATTGTGGACTTATATCCCAAAAAACAAGAAGAGTTTCAAGTATTTTTGACCTTTGAAAAAGTAAATAAGCTGATAGGGCAAGTCATTCCAAGTGATGATATTAAAGGAATTTTACATTCATTAGATATTAAAATCAATTCCGTAACAGAGCGCGGATTAGGGCTTTTAGTACCTTCTTATCGCGTAGATGTACAAAGAGAGGTTGATGTAATAGAGGAGATTTTACGTGTGTATGGTTACAATAATGTGGAATTTTCCAATAAGATTAACGCATCAATGTCGCACTCTTCCAAATACGATGACCATAATGTACAGAATGTAGTAGGAGCACAACTTATCGGACAAGGTTTTTATGAGATTATGACTAACAGTTTGGTGCCTGAAAAATTCATTTCACAATACGAAACTGATGCACAAGCAGCCGTTAAAATTCTAAATCCACTTAGCAATGACTTGAGTTTTATGCGTCGTAATTTGCTTTTCTCTGGCTTAGAATCAGTAGCTTATAATTTGAATAGAAGACATAACGATTTAAAATTCTTTGAGTTTGGAAAAACTTATGCAAAATCGGATAAAGATTACTTGGAAAATAAACACTTGATGATTTATCTCTCTGGAAATAAAACCGACGAACATTGGGGAGAAGCTCAACAAAAATCTGATTTTTTCCAACTAAAAGGAGTAGTAAACGCTATTTTTGAGCGATTGAATTTGAAAAATGTAACTGAACTTCCCATAGCACCTATTTCTGTTTGTCAAGAAGGTTTACAGTTAGTGTTTCAAGATCAAGTCATAGGTGTGATTGGAGTAGTTAAATCCAAGATACTTAAGGATTTCGGCATCAAGCAAGAAGTGCTTTTTGCCGATTTGAATTGGAGTGAATTGTTGAACCAAATTAAGGAACAAAAAATAGTTTACAAGGAAATTTCAAAATTTCCAGGAGTGCGACGTGATTTGGCTTTGCTTGTTGATGAAGATGTACTATTCAAAGCAATTTATGATTTAGCATTTGCAACCGAAAAATCTATTTTGAAAAATGTGAGTTTGTTTGACGTTTATCAAGGGAACAAACTTCCGCAAGGGAAGAAAAGTTATGCGGTAAGTTTTTCGTTACAAGATGACAATAAAACATTAACAGACAAGCAAATTGATAAAACGATGCAAAAGATACAGCAACAACTTCAGGAGAAGTTAGGGGCTGTTCTACGAGATTAA
- a CDS encoding DUF2795 domain-containing protein, which produces MYWTLELASYLSDAPWPATKDELIDYAIRTGAPLEVVENLQSLEDEGDMYESIEEIWPDYPSEEDYLWNEDEY; this is translated from the coding sequence ATGTATTGGACATTAGAATTAGCATCTTATTTGAGCGATGCTCCTTGGCCGGCTACAAAAGATGAGTTGATTGACTATGCTATCCGTACAGGTGCCCCTTTAGAGGTAGTTGAAAACCTACAATCTCTTGAAGATGAAGGTGATATGTATGAATCAATAGAAGAGATTTGGCCTGATTATCCTTCTGAAGAAGATTACCTTTGGAATGAAGACGAATATTAA
- the secA gene encoding preprotein translocase subunit SecA yields MSIVNSLIKIFVGDKAKKDIKAIEPIVAKIKTYAADLEKVSNDELRAKTIEFKQRIGQARAKWDEKIADLQQQADQTEDIDKKEDFYTEIDKLNVEAYEVSEKTLNELLAEAFAVMKETARRFSQNETIEVTATPFDRELSATKTYVSLQDDKAIWKNSWDAAGKAVTWDMVHYDVQLIGGIALHQGKIAEMQTGEGKTLVATLPVYVNALTGKGVHLVTVNDYLARRDSAWMGPLFEFHGLRVDCIDNHRPNSEERRKAYEADITYGTNNEFGFDYLRDNMAHTSADLVQRSHNFAIVDEVDSVLIDDARTPLIISGPTPKGELHEFDALKPVVADLVTKQRTYLTGVLAEAKKLIAEGNVKDGGFLLLRVYRGLPKNKALIKFLSEEGVKQILQKTENFYMQDNNREMPKVDEELYFVIDEKNNQIELTDKGFRDISFGGDKNFFVLPDIGIEIANIEKQGLPIEEEANLKDKLFQDFNVKSERIHTLNQLLKAYILFEKDVEYVVIDNKVLIVDEQTGRIMDGRRYSDGLHQAIEAKENVKIEAATQTYATITLQNYFRMYNKLAGMTGTAITEAGEFWEIYKLDVMEIPTNRPIARKDQNDLIYKTKREKYNAVIDEVTRLSEQGRPVLIGTTSVEVSELLSRMLTMRKIPHNVLNAKLHKKEADIVAEAGKSGVVTIATNMAGRGTDIKLTEAVKNAGGLAIIGTERHDSRRVDRQLRGRSGRQGDPGSSLFYVSLEDNLMRLFGSDRIARMMDRLGHKEGDVIQHSMMTKHIERAQKKVEENSFGVRKRLLEYDDVMNAQREVIYKRRRNALEGKRLKVDLANMIFDTCEVILQSNKPANDYRNFEFEVIKYFSLKTQITEGEFAKKSVNELVSILYYEILKHYQNKTERSAATAFPVIKSVYENPSNHYERIVVPFTDGQKTLNIVTDLKEAYESQGKKLINDFEKNITLAIIDEEWKTHLRKMDELKQSVQLAVHEQKDPLLIYKFEAFQLFKSMIERVNKEIVSFLFKGELPTQNPETLQEAHVPRQVKENYQTSKEEVLNSEEMAERHRQAGQMPKRPQVTETIVREQPKIGRNERVTIQNILSGEIKELKFKQALPLLERGEWVVKTK; encoded by the coding sequence ATGAGTATTGTTAATTCATTAATTAAAATTTTTGTTGGAGATAAAGCAAAAAAAGATATTAAAGCTATAGAGCCTATCGTGGCAAAAATCAAAACTTATGCCGCTGATTTAGAGAAAGTTTCTAATGATGAGCTACGCGCAAAAACCATTGAGTTTAAGCAACGTATTGGACAGGCAAGAGCCAAATGGGACGAAAAAATAGCCGATTTACAACAACAAGCTGATCAAACTGAAGATATCGACAAAAAGGAAGATTTCTATACAGAAATTGACAAACTCAATGTTGAAGCATATGAAGTTTCAGAAAAAACACTTAATGAGTTGCTTGCTGAGGCTTTTGCCGTGATGAAAGAAACAGCGCGCCGATTTTCTCAAAATGAGACTATTGAGGTTACCGCAACTCCTTTTGACCGAGAGCTTTCTGCTACAAAAACTTATGTTTCTTTACAAGATGATAAAGCGATTTGGAAAAACTCTTGGGATGCCGCAGGTAAGGCTGTCACTTGGGATATGGTGCATTATGACGTGCAACTTATAGGTGGTATTGCCTTACATCAGGGTAAAATTGCTGAGATGCAAACAGGGGAAGGAAAAACTTTGGTGGCTACTTTACCCGTATATGTTAATGCTCTTACCGGAAAAGGAGTGCATTTGGTTACTGTAAACGATTATTTAGCACGTCGTGATAGTGCCTGGATGGGACCTCTGTTTGAGTTTCACGGCTTGAGAGTAGATTGTATTGATAATCACAGACCTAATTCTGAAGAACGTCGCAAAGCTTACGAAGCTGACATTACCTACGGAACGAATAATGAGTTCGGTTTCGATTATTTACGTGACAATATGGCGCATACTTCAGCCGATTTAGTACAGCGCTCCCATAATTTTGCCATTGTCGATGAGGTCGATTCCGTTCTAATTGACGATGCACGAACTCCACTAATCATTTCAGGACCTACCCCAAAAGGCGAACTCCACGAGTTTGATGCTCTCAAACCTGTTGTTGCCGATTTGGTCACCAAACAACGTACGTATTTAACTGGAGTTCTTGCCGAGGCTAAAAAACTAATTGCAGAAGGTAATGTAAAAGACGGAGGATTTTTACTACTCCGAGTATATAGAGGATTACCTAAAAATAAGGCACTTATCAAATTCTTAAGTGAAGAAGGAGTGAAGCAAATTCTGCAAAAAACGGAAAACTTCTATATGCAAGACAATAACAGAGAGATGCCAAAAGTAGATGAGGAACTTTACTTTGTTATTGACGAAAAAAACAATCAAATAGAACTTACTGATAAAGGTTTCAGAGATATTTCTTTTGGAGGAGATAAAAATTTCTTTGTATTGCCCGATATCGGTATTGAAATTGCTAATATTGAAAAACAAGGGCTTCCTATTGAAGAAGAAGCAAATCTAAAAGATAAACTTTTCCAAGATTTTAATGTCAAAAGCGAACGTATTCATACTTTGAATCAGCTACTTAAGGCATATATTTTGTTTGAGAAAGATGTAGAGTATGTAGTTATCGACAACAAAGTACTCATCGTTGATGAACAAACTGGACGTATTATGGACGGACGTCGCTATTCCGACGGATTGCATCAAGCCATTGAAGCTAAGGAAAATGTTAAAATCGAAGCAGCAACCCAAACCTATGCCACTATCACGTTACAGAATTATTTCCGTATGTACAATAAATTGGCGGGAATGACTGGTACGGCGATTACCGAAGCAGGTGAGTTTTGGGAAATCTACAAATTGGATGTAATGGAAATTCCAACCAATCGTCCGATTGCCAGAAAAGACCAAAACGATTTAATCTACAAGACAAAACGCGAAAAATATAACGCAGTAATTGATGAGGTAACCAGACTTTCTGAGCAAGGACGACCAGTACTTATCGGTACTACTTCCGTAGAGGTTTCCGAATTGTTAAGCCGAATGCTTACAATGCGTAAAATACCCCATAATGTGCTTAACGCAAAATTGCATAAAAAAGAAGCTGACATTGTGGCAGAAGCAGGAAAATCAGGAGTGGTTACCATAGCAACCAATATGGCAGGTAGGGGTACCGACATTAAGCTTACCGAAGCAGTTAAAAATGCAGGTGGTTTAGCAATTATCGGAACCGAACGCCACGATTCTCGTCGTGTAGACAGACAGTTGCGTGGACGTTCAGGACGACAAGGTGACCCTGGAAGTTCCCTCTTCTACGTATCTCTTGAAGACAACTTAATGCGACTTTTCGGTTCCGACAGAATTGCTCGTATGATGGATCGTTTAGGACACAAAGAAGGTGATGTAATTCAGCATTCTATGATGACTAAACACATTGAAAGGGCTCAGAAGAAGGTAGAAGAAAACAGTTTTGGCGTACGTAAACGTTTGCTTGAGTATGACGACGTGATGAATGCACAACGTGAGGTGATTTACAAGCGCCGCCGAAATGCCTTGGAAGGTAAGCGCCTTAAAGTAGATTTAGCCAATATGATTTTTGATACTTGCGAAGTAATTCTTCAAAGTAACAAACCTGCCAACGATTATCGTAATTTTGAGTTCGAGGTTATCAAATATTTTTCTTTAAAAACACAAATTACGGAAGGAGAATTTGCTAAAAAATCAGTAAACGAGCTAGTTTCTATCTTGTACTACGAAATTTTGAAGCACTACCAAAACAAAACCGAACGAAGCGCAGCAACGGCTTTTCCTGTGATTAAATCGGTGTACGAAAACCCATCAAATCATTATGAGCGCATTGTGGTTCCGTTTACTGACGGGCAAAAAACACTCAATATCGTTACTGATTTGAAAGAAGCCTACGAATCTCAAGGCAAAAAATTAATCAATGACTTTGAAAAGAATATTACTTTAGCCATCATTGATGAAGAATGGAAGACTCACCTTCGTAAAATGGACGAACTCAAACAATCCGTTCAATTAGCAGTACACGAACAAAAAGACCCGTTACTGATTTACAAGTTTGAGGCTTTCCAATTGTTCAAATCGATGATTGAAAGAGTGAATAAGGAGATTGTTTCCTTCTTGTTTAAGGGGGAATTGCCTACTCAGAATCCTGAAACCTTGCAAGAGGCTCACGTTCCGCGCCAAGTGAAGGAAAATTATCAAACTTCCAAAGAGGAAGTGCTTAATTCCGAAGAAATGGCAGAGCGTCACCGACAAGCAGGGCAAATGCCTAAGCGTCCGCAAGTAACAGAAACCATTGTTCGCGAACAACCTAAAATAGGGCGAAATGAACGTGTGACCATTCAAAACATCCTTAGCGGAGAAATTAAGGAACTCAAATTTAAACAAGCACTTCCTTTACTAGAACGAGGAGAGTGGGTAGTAAAAACAAAATAA
- a CDS encoding glycosyltransferase, whose amino-acid sequence MIYFGIVIPAHNEAQTIEATLNSLLEQSYKSFQIIVVDDHSTDNTSLILERLAKNHSCIRVVRNENGTTHLPGAKVVKAFNVGLPFVTPNANVICKFDADLIFPSNYLEQVAHYFTQFPNIGMCGGVCYIQHVNDWVLEDLTNLDHLRGPIKAYRKTCFEAIGGLKEAMGWDTADELLARFYGWEVKIDPKLHVKHLRPTGAGYSREARYLQGSVFYRLRYGFLLSLLASAKLAYKKHQFSLFFDYIIGYFKAKKALPYLVTAEQGKWIRAYRRKAILRKFFPFLG is encoded by the coding sequence ATGATATATTTCGGTATCGTTATACCAGCTCATAATGAGGCACAGACCATCGAAGCAACACTCAACTCGCTTTTAGAACAAAGTTACAAAAGCTTTCAAATCATTGTAGTAGATGACCATTCTACTGACAACACTTCGCTTATACTAGAGCGTTTAGCTAAAAATCACTCCTGCATTCGGGTTGTTCGTAACGAAAACGGAACAACCCATTTGCCAGGAGCTAAAGTGGTAAAAGCTTTTAACGTAGGACTTCCATTTGTAACACCTAACGCTAATGTAATTTGCAAGTTTGATGCTGATTTAATATTCCCTTCAAATTATTTAGAGCAAGTAGCTCATTATTTTACCCAATTCCCTAATATAGGAATGTGTGGCGGAGTTTGTTATATACAACACGTTAATGATTGGGTGCTTGAGGATTTGACGAATCTTGATCACCTACGCGGACCTATTAAAGCCTATCGTAAAACTTGTTTTGAGGCTATTGGAGGGCTTAAAGAAGCTATGGGATGGGATACCGCTGACGAACTTTTGGCTCGTTTCTATGGTTGGGAAGTCAAAATTGATCCTAAATTGCACGTCAAACATCTTCGACCTACTGGTGCCGGATATAGCCGAGAAGCTCGGTATCTGCAAGGAAGCGTTTTCTACCGATTACGCTATGGTTTTTTACTTTCTTTGCTTGCTTCTGCCAAATTAGCTTATAAAAAGCATCAGTTTTCGCTATTTTTTGATTATATCATAGGATATTTCAAAGCGAAAAAGGCACTCCCCTATTTAGTTACAGCCGAGCAAGGCAAATGGATACGAGCATATCGCCGAAAAGCAATACTTCGTAAGTTTTTTCCTTTCTTAGGTTAA
- the mgtE gene encoding magnesium transporter, with protein sequence MSTFKLTDELIEQIELLITEKRNKELETLLNDMHYADIAEIIHELDIKDAIYIIRLLDTEKTSDVITELDEDFRDKILENMSAKEIADELIELDTDDAADIISELPENRKTEVISYIEDVEHAKDIVELLRYDEDTAGGLMAKELVRVNENWNVLKCVKEMREQAEFVKRVHSIYVVDDNDVLKGRLSLKDLLTTSTRSNIKDIYIPKVDYVYVTDTAEDVARIMAKYDLEAIPVVDEMKRLVGRITIDDVVDVIKEEAEKDYQLAAGITHDVEADDSIWKLTKARLPWLLIGMFGGLGAASIINGFQGAMERFPVLLIFIPLIQATAGNVGVQSSAIVVQGLANDSIDGEIWGRLFKEFLLGLINGLAIATVVILVSHFAFQTSYLISLTVAVALVTVIINAAVIGTFIPIFLHKRGIDPAVATGPFITTSNDVLGILIYFSIAKIILGF encoded by the coding sequence ATGTCAACATTTAAACTAACGGACGAACTTATTGAGCAAATCGAACTGCTTATCACCGAGAAGCGTAACAAGGAATTGGAGACGCTTTTAAATGATATGCACTACGCGGATATTGCCGAGATTATCCACGAATTGGATATCAAGGACGCTATTTATATCATACGATTGCTCGATACGGAAAAGACATCGGACGTTATCACAGAGTTAGATGAAGATTTTAGGGACAAGATACTCGAAAATATGTCCGCAAAGGAGATTGCGGATGAGTTAATTGAGCTTGATACGGACGATGCGGCGGATATCATCTCGGAACTTCCCGAAAATCGGAAGACAGAGGTAATTTCATACATCGAAGATGTCGAACACGCGAAGGACATCGTCGAGTTGCTTCGGTACGACGAAGATACCGCAGGGGGATTGATGGCTAAAGAGTTGGTAAGAGTCAATGAAAATTGGAATGTGCTCAAATGCGTAAAAGAAATGCGCGAACAAGCCGAGTTTGTAAAGCGAGTACACTCCATTTACGTGGTTGACGATAACGATGTGCTAAAAGGAAGGCTTTCACTGAAGGATTTATTAACCACATCAACCCGTTCAAATATCAAAGACATCTATATACCAAAGGTAGATTACGTTTACGTTACCGACACGGCGGAAGATGTAGCCCGAATAATGGCAAAATACGACTTAGAGGCTATTCCGGTAGTCGATGAGATGAAACGATTGGTCGGACGTATCACTATCGACGACGTGGTGGACGTTATCAAAGAGGAAGCAGAGAAAGATTATCAGTTAGCGGCAGGTATCACCCACGACGTAGAGGCTGACGATAGCATTTGGAAGCTCACCAAAGCCCGACTGCCTTGGCTGCTTATCGGAATGTTCGGAGGATTAGGGGCAGCAAGTATTATCAATGGGTTTCAAGGAGCTATGGAACGCTTTCCGGTGCTTTTAATCTTCATACCGCTCATTCAAGCTACTGCGGGAAATGTTGGTGTACAGTCATCAGCAATTGTAGTACAGGGACTTGCTAACGATTCTATTGACGGCGAAATATGGGGTAGGTTATTTAAAGAATTTCTTTTGGGTTTGATAAATGGATTAGCTATTGCCACAGTGGTGATTCTGGTTAGCCATTTTGCCTTCCAGACTAGCTATCTTATCAGCCTGACTGTAGCTGTTGCCTTAGTAACTGTGATAATTAACGCAGCAGTTATCGGAACTTTTATTCCTATCTTCCTACACAAGCGAGGGATTGACCCTGCTGTTGCCACAGGTCCGTTTATTACCACAAGTAACGACGTATTGGGTATCCTGATTTACTTTTCTATCGCGAAGATTATTTTAGGTTTTTAA
- the rsmA gene encoding 16S rRNA (adenine(1518)-N(6)/adenine(1519)-N(6))-dimethyltransferase RsmA, with the protein MEVVKAKKHLGQHFLKDLNIAQKIADTLSLSGYSKVLEIGPGMGVLTQFLLKKDTEVHVIEIDKESVSYLQKNFPTLQNNIISDDFLKFDILSYFRSEPFAVIGNFPYNISSQIIFRTLELRDYIPEFSGMFQKEVAERICEKPGSKTYGILSVLTQAFYEAEYLFTVSENVFNPPPKVKSGVLRLQRKANYHLDCDEKKFFHVVKTAFNQRRKTLRNSLKQFLSNEEVKQNKIFNKRPEQLSWQEFQYITNLIY; encoded by the coding sequence ATGGAAGTAGTAAAAGCTAAAAAACATTTGGGACAACATTTCCTAAAAGACCTCAATATCGCTCAAAAAATTGCCGATACACTCTCTCTTTCGGGATATAGTAAGGTGTTGGAGATAGGTCCCGGAATGGGTGTGCTCACACAATTCCTTTTAAAGAAAGATACCGAAGTACACGTTATCGAAATCGACAAAGAATCGGTGAGTTATTTACAAAAAAACTTCCCTACTCTACAAAATAATATCATTAGTGATGATTTTTTGAAGTTCGATATCCTTTCATACTTCCGAAGTGAGCCTTTTGCCGTGATAGGTAACTTTCCTTACAACATTTCTTCGCAAATTATATTCAGAACACTCGAATTACGCGACTATATTCCTGAATTTAGTGGAATGTTTCAAAAAGAAGTGGCAGAACGTATCTGCGAAAAGCCAGGAAGTAAAACATACGGCATTCTGTCTGTACTAACTCAAGCCTTCTATGAAGCAGAATACCTATTCACTGTGTCAGAAAATGTGTTCAATCCGCCACCTAAGGTCAAAAGTGGAGTACTTCGACTACAGCGGAAGGCAAATTATCATCTCGACTGCGACGAAAAAAAGTTCTTTCACGTGGTAAAAACAGCGTTCAACCAAAGACGAAAAACGCTTCGTAACAGCTTAAAACAATTTCTTTCTAACGAAGAAGTCAAACAGAATAAAATCTTTAATAAACGTCCCGAACAACTCTCGTGGCAGGAATTTCAATATATTACAAATCTGATTTATTAA
- a CDS encoding DUF4286 family protein: MYIYNLTSVVSIEVQKQWLDWLKNEYALSIKNKGQIDEIRVFKILNLEQEHTYAIHHQTSSPQNLMSFIQEDIPKLQAECFRKFSDKVLMFGTELKEIEL, from the coding sequence ATGTACATTTATAACCTAACTTCGGTGGTGAGTATCGAAGTGCAAAAACAATGGCTCGATTGGCTCAAAAATGAATATGCTTTAAGTATAAAAAATAAAGGACAAATCGATGAAATACGTGTTTTTAAAATTTTAAATTTAGAACAAGAGCATACTTATGCTATTCATCATCAGACAAGTAGTCCGCAGAATTTGATGAGTTTCATACAAGAAGATATCCCTAAGCTACAAGCAGAATGTTTTAGAAAATTTTCAGACAAAGTACTAATGTTCGGGACGGAACTTAAAGAAATCGAATTATAA
- a CDS encoding RNA polymerase sigma factor: MNNQEILSKKIKEAKEGNQKAFSYLLDEFWTDVYNFQQKRIGDENDVEDVVIQTFAKAFDKINTYNEEFAFKTWLIAISKNVHVDMIRDRKRSLLHTFRPEENEVITIADETPTVEDRLIIEQNLHRLLICIKQLKEPYRTIIQLRYLQEKSYKEIAEITANTLSNVKVVLLRAKKMLAEIIRNS, translated from the coding sequence TTGAACAATCAGGAAATATTATCCAAAAAAATTAAGGAAGCAAAAGAAGGCAATCAGAAGGCTTTCAGCTACTTACTTGATGAATTTTGGACAGATGTTTACAACTTTCAGCAAAAGCGTATCGGAGACGAAAATGATGTAGAAGATGTTGTTATTCAAACATTTGCGAAGGCTTTTGATAAAATCAATACATACAACGAAGAGTTCGCTTTCAAAACGTGGCTCATAGCGATTTCCAAAAACGTTCACGTTGATATGATTCGAGACCGAAAGAGAAGTTTACTACACACTTTTCGTCCTGAGGAGAATGAGGTGATAACCATTGCTGATGAAACACCAACCGTTGAAGATAGACTCATTATAGAGCAAAATCTTCACCGGTTACTTATTTGTATCAAACAACTTAAAGAGCCTTATCGTACTATAATACAACTCAGGTATTTACAAGAAAAATCGTATAAAGAAATAGCTGAAATTACGGCAAATACGCTTAGTAATGTAAAAGTGGTTTTACTCAGAGCTAAAAAGATGCTTGCGGAAATTATTCGCAATTCGTGA
- the bshB1 gene encoding bacillithiol biosynthesis deacetylase BshB1 has protein sequence MSLKLDILAFGAHPDDVELGCSGTIAKEVALGKKVGIIDLTQGELGTRGTAETRKEEAREGAKILGVEVRENLKFADGFFVNDKAHQLEIIKVIRKYRPDIVLCNTIDDRHIDHAKGSKLVSDACFLSGLRKIETELNGEKQQAWRPKVVYHYIQWKNIQPDFVVDISEFMDKKLASVLAYKTQFYDANSNEPNTPISDKNFLDSVTYRARDLGRLIGVDFAEGFTVERVVAVNSLYDLK, from the coding sequence ATGAGTTTAAAATTAGATATTTTAGCCTTTGGAGCTCACCCTGATGATGTAGAATTAGGTTGTTCGGGAACGATTGCCAAAGAGGTGGCTTTGGGCAAAAAAGTAGGAATTATTGACCTGACACAAGGCGAATTAGGTACGCGGGGTACTGCAGAAACCCGAAAAGAAGAAGCTCGAGAAGGAGCCAAAATCTTGGGTGTTGAAGTTCGTGAAAACCTAAAATTTGCTGACGGATTTTTTGTAAATGATAAGGCTCATCAGTTGGAAATTATTAAAGTAATCAGAAAGTATCGTCCTGATATTGTGCTTTGTAACACTATTGACGACCGCCATATCGACCACGCAAAAGGAAGTAAATTGGTCAGTGATGCGTGTTTTCTAAGCGGACTTCGAAAAATTGAAACTGAATTAAACGGAGAGAAGCAACAAGCGTGGCGACCCAAAGTTGTTTATCACTATATCCAATGGAAAAATATTCAACCTGATTTTGTGGTGGATATTTCCGAATTTATGGATAAAAAACTCGCTTCGGTTTTGGCGTATAAAACCCAGTTTTACGATGCAAATAGTAACGAGCCGAACACTCCAATTTCTGACAAAAACTTTCTGGATAGTGTAACTTATCGAGCGAGAGACTTGGGTCGATTAATTGGCGTGGATTTTGCAGAGGGATTTACGGTAGAGCGTGTCGTGGCTGTAAATTCACTTTATGATTTGAAGTAA